In the Dethiosulfovibrio peptidovorans genome, one interval contains:
- a CDS encoding peptidase M20: protein MYQTIREKAQERLESIASWRHHFHKHPELSLHEVKTAAQIASILEDMGYDTQIGCGHKDNWVVTDLNPNKEGRCIALRADIDALAVQEERDVPYRSVNDGAMHACGHDAHIAMLLGAASILKEMENELPGRVRLLFQHAEEVGAGAKELVENGVLEGVDVVFGQHIWSPVSSGYMTYCEGPTMASADKFELKIQGKGGHGSMPHLSMDPVIAACSVVSAWQTIVSREVDPLQAAVISVGEIKSGSVFNAIPDSATVSGTTRTFDTSVRETIAKRMEEIAVAVCSGLRCQADFTYTFMLPPTVNDRDFTRFAVKVARSVLGEDKVLEAKPTMGAEDFSYYLQERPGTFMFLGTGNPDKDMTYPQHHPKYCVDDDVLPLGAAVAASVAWAYLNEK from the coding sequence ATGTATCAAACAATCCGAGAAAAAGCTCAGGAGCGCCTGGAATCCATTGCTTCCTGGAGACATCATTTTCACAAACACCCTGAGCTGTCCCTTCACGAGGTCAAGACAGCAGCTCAAATAGCGTCTATCCTGGAAGATATGGGCTACGACACCCAAATCGGCTGTGGTCACAAAGACAACTGGGTCGTCACTGATCTCAACCCGAACAAAGAAGGACGATGCATCGCCTTGCGAGCCGATATCGACGCTCTGGCCGTTCAGGAGGAACGGGACGTACCTTATCGATCGGTCAACGACGGAGCGATGCACGCCTGCGGCCACGATGCTCACATCGCCATGCTCCTGGGGGCGGCTTCCATCCTTAAGGAGATGGAGAACGAGCTTCCGGGACGTGTGCGCCTCTTATTCCAACATGCTGAAGAGGTGGGAGCCGGGGCCAAGGAGCTGGTAGAGAACGGTGTTTTGGAGGGCGTTGACGTCGTCTTTGGGCAACATATCTGGTCCCCTGTCTCCAGCGGATACATGACCTACTGCGAGGGGCCCACCATGGCTTCGGCGGACAAGTTCGAGCTCAAGATTCAGGGCAAGGGAGGTCATGGATCCATGCCTCACCTGTCGATGGACCCGGTGATCGCCGCCTGTTCAGTCGTATCGGCCTGGCAAACCATCGTCAGTCGGGAAGTGGATCCCCTTCAGGCTGCTGTCATCTCCGTAGGGGAGATCAAAAGCGGCAGCGTCTTCAACGCCATTCCAGACTCAGCGACCGTTTCAGGAACCACCAGGACTTTCGACACCTCTGTTCGTGAAACAATAGCAAAGCGCATGGAGGAGATCGCCGTGGCCGTCTGTTCCGGTCTGCGATGCCAAGCTGATTTTACCTACACATTCATGTTGCCTCCCACGGTGAACGACCGGGATTTCACCCGCTTTGCCGTTAAGGTAGCCCGCTCAGTCCTTGGAGAGGATAAGGTTCTTGAAGCCAAGCCTACCATGGGTGCCGAGGATTTCAGTTACTACCTTCAAGAGCGTCCCGGGACCTTCATGTTCCTGGGAACGGGCAATCCCGACAAGGACATGACGTACCCCCAGCATCACCCCAAGTACTGTGTCGACGACGACGTTTTACCCCTGGGAGCGGCCGTAGCCGCCTCGGTGGCTTGGGCATATCTCAACGAAAAATAG